Proteins from a genomic interval of Paenibacillus thermoaerophilus:
- the rsmD gene encoding 16S rRNA (guanine(966)-N(2))-methyltransferase RsmD, translating to MRIISGSAKGIALKAVPGTGTRPTTDKVKEAIFSIIGPYFDGGRVLDLFAGTGGLGIEAISRGMDGGVFIDADPKALAVIRRNLEAARFADRAEVYRNDALRALKPLAKRGAAFDLVFLDPPYRMKIIPELLSKLQEYALLSEGATVVTEQDANDPVPDRCGALVNVRRAEYGDTAIAVFRHAPERASADGPALTARGKVDNGHAQSGEGI from the coding sequence ATGCGGATCATATCGGGATCGGCAAAAGGAATCGCGCTGAAGGCGGTTCCCGGCACGGGAACGAGACCAACGACGGACAAGGTGAAGGAAGCGATATTCAGCATCATCGGGCCGTATTTCGACGGCGGACGGGTGCTCGATCTGTTCGCCGGCACGGGCGGACTCGGCATCGAAGCGATCAGCAGGGGAATGGACGGCGGCGTATTTATCGACGCCGACCCGAAGGCGCTTGCGGTTATCCGCCGGAATCTGGAGGCGGCCCGGTTCGCGGATCGGGCGGAGGTGTACCGCAACGACGCGTTGCGGGCGCTCAAGCCGTTGGCCAAGCGGGGCGCGGCGTTCGATCTCGTGTTCCTCGATCCGCCGTACCGGATGAAAATCATCCCGGAGCTGCTGAGCAAGCTGCAGGAGTACGCGCTCCTGTCGGAAGGCGCGACGGTCGTGACGGAGCAGGACGCGAACGATCCGGTCCCGGATCGATGCGGGGCGCTGGTGAACGTTCGGCGGGCGGAATACGGGGATACGGCGATTGCCGTGTTCCGGCACGCACCCGAACGGGCGTCGGCAGACGGACCGGCACTTACGGCGAGAGGGAAGGTAGACAACGGACATGCGCAAAGTGGAGAAGGAATATAA
- a CDS encoding nucleoside recognition domain-containing protein, translating to MTQRARTGSRALTFAVAVAAMIPVLGILSHPEPVFRASIGGLELWWKIVFPALLPYLVLIDVMRGYGVFQSLGRPFEGWMRRAFGLPGEAAFCLWLGAAAGQPSAATVVADLSKAGRLTRSQGERLLSLSHLSSPAVIVTVVGVGCFGSWRTGVWLAAIHFASALLAGIALTGSRRGLPPSGIAAEASPAPDRTAPSLGRLLGEAVSSSVQRLFLLGSYMMLAAVSLELLRQTGWISRTGSGLPETAAAAFADSLIGALAASRLGSPQAAAAIASFALAWGGLSSHAQTFSMTIGTGLRYAPYAAGRLLHGLIAAAAAWLLWPISGDRSASATGVFAYAPAGSSGSGPLWETATAAAPLFWIVSAGFAVFCALACGLLGLPHRRKRDNAR from the coding sequence ATGACCCAACGCGCTCGCACGGGCAGCCGGGCCTTGACGTTTGCCGTCGCGGTCGCCGCGATGATCCCGGTGCTCGGCATCCTGTCCCATCCCGAACCCGTATTCCGCGCTTCGATCGGCGGGCTGGAGTTGTGGTGGAAAATCGTCTTTCCCGCCCTGCTGCCTTATCTCGTGCTGATCGACGTCATGCGCGGATACGGCGTCTTCCAATCGCTTGGCCGCCCGTTCGAGGGGTGGATGCGGCGGGCGTTCGGCCTGCCGGGCGAAGCGGCCTTCTGCCTCTGGCTGGGCGCGGCGGCCGGACAGCCTTCGGCCGCGACGGTCGTAGCCGACCTGAGCAAAGCCGGCCGTCTGACGCGCAGCCAGGGCGAACGTCTGCTCAGCCTGTCGCATCTGTCCAGTCCGGCCGTCATCGTCACCGTCGTGGGCGTCGGCTGCTTCGGCAGTTGGCGGACGGGAGTCTGGCTGGCGGCGATCCATTTCGCTTCGGCCTTGCTGGCCGGCATCGCGCTGACCGGCTCCCGCCGGGGACTCCCGCCCTCTGGGATCGCCGCCGAAGCTTCGCCCGCTCCGGACCGGACGGCCCCGTCCCTCGGACGCCTGCTCGGCGAAGCGGTGTCTTCCAGCGTGCAGCGGCTGTTTCTGCTCGGCAGCTACATGATGCTCGCCGCCGTCTCGCTGGAGCTGCTTCGCCAGACCGGCTGGATATCGCGGACCGGCAGCGGCCTGCCCGAGACGGCTGCCGCCGCGTTCGCCGATTCCCTGATCGGCGCGCTTGCCGCTTCCCGGCTCGGCTCGCCTCAAGCGGCGGCGGCGATCGCGAGCTTCGCCCTCGCCTGGGGCGGCCTCAGCAGCCACGCCCAGACGTTCTCCATGACGATCGGCACCGGCCTGCGATACGCTCCTTACGCCGCCGGCAGGCTGCTGCACGGCTTGATCGCCGCAGCCGCGGCCTGGCTGCTCTGGCCGATCAGCGGCGACCGCTCCGCCTCGGCGACCGGCGTCTTCGCCTATGCACCGGCAGGTTCCTCCGGTTCCGGGCCGCTGTGGGAGACCGCCACCGCGGCGGCTCCGCTGTTCTGGATCGTGTCGGCGGGCTTCGCCGTTTTCTGCGCCCTCGCCTGCGGACTGCTCGGCCTGCCGCACCGGCGCAAGCGGGACAACGCCCGCTAA
- a CDS encoding PTS transporter subunit EIIC codes for MFAFLQKLGKALMLPVAVMPALALLLRFGAIDYENDFKLGETVGGFLNQYIAPFMLAGGSAIFDNLPLIFAVGVAIGLAGDAVAALTAVIAYMVLTKVLAAVPAAFPGIVGADVKLNMGVLGGFFAGGIAAFFYKKYHKIQLPDWLGFFSGKRFVPIVTSIAMVIIMIPVGLVWGPIQEVLDKFGRWVVDLGGIGAFIFGTGNRLLIPIGLHHVMNSIAWFQIGDFTDAAGKVVHGDLTRFLAGDKTAGMFMTGFFPIMMFALPAGALAIVHAAKPEKRKAIGSVMVGAALASFLTGITEPLEFAFMFVAPVLYGIHAVMTGLSGLITYELGIKHGFGFSAGFIDYVVNYPLATKPLLLIPVGLAFAVVYYFLFRILIAKFDIPTPGREKDEEPAGGQTKPAGSGTLHDKTVRVLHAIGGSDNVISVDNCITRLRLVVKDDKQVQDKTLKALGAAGVIRLGSGSVQIIFGPESERIRDELDKWLEK; via the coding sequence ATGTTCGCTTTTTTGCAGAAACTCGGGAAAGCGTTGATGCTGCCGGTTGCGGTGATGCCGGCGCTTGCTCTGCTGCTGCGCTTCGGCGCGATCGATTACGAGAACGATTTCAAACTCGGCGAGACGGTCGGGGGGTTCCTGAACCAGTATATCGCCCCGTTTATGCTGGCCGGCGGCTCTGCCATTTTCGACAACCTGCCGCTCATCTTCGCCGTCGGCGTCGCCATCGGCCTTGCCGGCGATGCGGTCGCCGCGCTGACCGCCGTCATCGCGTACATGGTGCTGACCAAAGTGCTCGCGGCCGTTCCGGCGGCGTTCCCCGGCATCGTCGGCGCCGACGTGAAGCTGAATATGGGCGTGCTCGGCGGCTTCTTCGCCGGCGGGATTGCCGCGTTCTTCTACAAGAAATATCACAAGATCCAGCTTCCCGATTGGCTTGGCTTCTTCAGCGGCAAACGGTTCGTGCCGATCGTCACCTCCATTGCCATGGTCATCATCATGATTCCGGTCGGTCTGGTCTGGGGGCCGATCCAGGAGGTGCTCGACAAGTTCGGCCGCTGGGTCGTCGATCTGGGCGGCATCGGAGCCTTCATATTCGGCACGGGCAACCGTCTGCTGATTCCGATAGGCTTGCACCACGTCATGAACTCGATCGCCTGGTTCCAGATCGGCGACTTCACGGACGCCGCCGGCAAAGTCGTGCATGGCGACCTGACGCGGTTTTTAGCCGGAGACAAAACCGCAGGCATGTTCATGACCGGCTTCTTCCCGATCATGATGTTCGCCCTTCCGGCCGGCGCTCTGGCGATCGTGCACGCCGCCAAGCCGGAGAAACGCAAGGCGATCGGCTCCGTCATGGTCGGCGCCGCGCTCGCTTCCTTCCTGACGGGAATTACGGAACCGCTGGAATTCGCCTTCATGTTCGTAGCGCCGGTGCTGTACGGCATTCACGCTGTGATGACGGGGTTGTCCGGTCTGATCACCTACGAGCTCGGCATCAAGCACGGCTTCGGGTTCTCGGCCGGATTCATCGACTACGTGGTCAACTATCCGCTGGCGACCAAGCCGCTGCTTCTGATTCCCGTCGGTCTGGCGTTTGCGGTCGTGTACTATTTCTTGTTCCGGATTTTGATCGCGAAGTTCGATATCCCGACCCCGGGCCGCGAGAAGGACGAGGAGCCCGCTGGCGGTCAAACCAAACCGGCAGGCTCGGGCACGCTGCACGACAAAACGGTCCGAGTGCTGCATGCGATCGGCGGTTCCGACAATGTCATCAGCGTTGACAATTGCATCACGAGGCTGCGCCTGGTCGTCAAGGACGACAAGCAGGTGCAGGACAAAACGCTGAAGGCTTTGGGCGCCGCCGGCGTGATCCGGCTGGGCTCGGGCAGCGTGCAGATTATCTTCGGCCCGGAATCCGAACGGATTCGCGACGAATTGGACAAATGGCTGGAGAAGTAA
- a CDS encoding PTS sugar transporter subunit IIA, translating into MRKWFSKTQTVAIDSPLEGRSVPLEQVPDEAFAQKMMGDGVAIEPASGRLTAPFDGKIAHLIDTRHAVIVEHDSGLQVLLHIGINTVALGGRGFAAHVRTGDRVRSGQLLIEFDPKAIAEAGFRPITPVVIANEDIAAGVERKYGAVRENEKAILKVSLKT; encoded by the coding sequence ATGCGGAAATGGTTCTCGAAAACCCAAACCGTGGCAATCGACTCGCCGCTCGAAGGGCGGTCCGTTCCGCTCGAGCAGGTGCCCGACGAAGCGTTCGCGCAAAAAATGATGGGCGACGGCGTCGCCATCGAACCCGCTTCGGGACGGCTGACCGCTCCGTTCGACGGCAAGATCGCGCACCTCATCGACACGCGGCACGCCGTCATCGTCGAGCACGATTCCGGCCTTCAGGTGCTGCTGCATATCGGCATCAACACCGTGGCGCTGGGCGGAAGGGGATTCGCCGCTCACGTGCGGACGGGCGACCGCGTGCGGTCCGGCCAACTGCTGATCGAATTCGACCCGAAGGCGATCGCCGAAGCGGGCTTCCGCCCGATCACTCCCGTGGTGATCGCCAACGAAGACATCGCCGCCGGCGTCGAGCGCAAATACGGAGCCGTGCGGGAAAACGAAAAAGCGATTCTGAAGGTGTCCCTGAAAACTTGA
- a CDS encoding PRD domain-containing protein, which produces MMGGSRLRIERNIGNNVVLARNPATGTEYILLGKGLGFEAKAGAALDADDPRIEKRYTLDQHANGYSAMFEAIDQTVANVSVAIIEQITRELGPSLNPQVYVTLPSHIQFAVYRLRNRMDILNPHLQETKLCFPREYEIAKKAARMIADTFGVRVPEDEIGFLTLHVQAAASSVPVGQLMKFSNLTSDLIDYLERRRGIRIDRDGPDYVRLVAHLRFSMERISRGKPEHNPFLDEIKTKYGDVYRLASEMASIIEERLKTTVKDDEAAYLAMHLYRLFQKYPQSPAT; this is translated from the coding sequence ATGATGGGCGGGAGCCGTTTGCGGATCGAGCGGAATATCGGCAACAACGTGGTGCTGGCGCGCAACCCGGCGACGGGCACGGAATACATTCTGCTCGGCAAAGGTCTCGGCTTCGAAGCGAAAGCCGGCGCGGCCTTGGATGCCGACGATCCGCGGATCGAGAAAAGGTATACGCTCGATCAACATGCAAACGGATACAGCGCCATGTTCGAAGCGATCGACCAGACGGTCGCGAACGTCTCGGTCGCGATCATCGAACAAATCACGCGCGAACTCGGCCCGTCGCTGAATCCGCAGGTATACGTGACGCTGCCCAGCCACATTCAGTTTGCCGTCTACCGGCTCCGCAACCGGATGGACATCCTGAATCCGCATTTGCAGGAAACGAAACTCTGTTTTCCCCGCGAGTACGAAATCGCGAAAAAAGCGGCCCGGATGATCGCCGACACGTTCGGCGTCCGCGTGCCCGAAGACGAAATCGGCTTCCTGACCCTGCACGTGCAGGCGGCCGCAAGCAGCGTGCCGGTCGGACAGTTGATGAAATTCTCGAACCTGACGTCCGATCTCATCGATTATCTGGAACGGCGCCGGGGAATCCGGATCGACCGGGACGGGCCCGATTACGTCCGCCTGGTCGCGCATTTGCGGTTCTCCATGGAACGCATCTCCCGTGGAAAGCCGGAGCATAACCCGTTCCTGGACGAAATCAAAACGAAGTACGGCGACGTGTACCGGCTCGCATCGGAGATGGCCTCGATCATCGAAGAACGTCTCAAGACGACGGTGAAAGACGACGAAGCGGCTTATCTGGCTATGCACTTGTACCGTTTGTTCCAAAAATATCCGCAATCACCGGCAACTTAG
- a CDS encoding HPr family phosphocarrier protein: MQAQFTVQNQLGIHARPARKIVQTAAAFPCDIYLEKDGKRVGAKSLVNVLTLGAKYGNVITIIAEGEREEEAVREIGAIIESPIEKVEWK; the protein is encoded by the coding sequence ATGCAAGCGCAATTCACCGTACAAAACCAGTTGGGCATCCATGCCCGTCCGGCGCGCAAAATCGTCCAGACCGCCGCCGCTTTTCCCTGCGACATTTATCTCGAAAAGGACGGAAAACGGGTCGGAGCCAAAAGTCTCGTGAACGTGCTGACGTTGGGCGCGAAATACGGCAACGTCATTACGATTATCGCCGAAGGCGAGCGGGAAGAAGAGGCGGTTCGCGAGATCGGCGCGATCATCGAATCGCCGATCGAAAAGGTTGAATGGAAATGA
- the coaD gene encoding pantetheine-phosphate adenylyltransferase, whose protein sequence is MRKVEKEYKIAVYPGSFDPVTMGHLDIIARAAKVFDKLIVAIGVNSSKQPLFSVDERLELLREVTADLPNVEADRFDGLLVNYMRLKKAQVIVKGLRAVSDFEYELQMASINQKLDEQIETFFMMTNPKYSFLSSSIVRELARYHGPVGELVPPVVEQALIRKFAP, encoded by the coding sequence ATGCGCAAAGTGGAGAAGGAATATAAAATCGCGGTTTATCCCGGAAGCTTCGATCCGGTGACGATGGGGCATCTCGATATTATCGCCAGGGCGGCCAAGGTGTTCGACAAGCTGATCGTCGCGATCGGCGTCAATTCGTCGAAGCAGCCGCTGTTTTCCGTGGACGAGCGGCTTGAGCTGCTGCGGGAGGTTACGGCGGATTTGCCGAACGTGGAGGCAGACAGGTTTGACGGCTTGCTGGTGAACTACATGCGGCTCAAAAAGGCGCAGGTGATCGTCAAAGGGCTTCGGGCCGTCTCGGACTTCGAATACGAGCTGCAGATGGCTTCGATCAACCAGAAGCTGGATGAGCAGATCGAGACGTTTTTTATGATGACGAATCCGAAGTATTCGTTCTTAAGCTCCAGCATCGTGCGGGAGCTCGCGCGTTACCACGGCCCCGTCGGCGAGCTGGTGCCGCCGGTGGTCGAACAGGCGCTGATCCGGAAATTCGCGCCGTAA